CATTATCCTGTTAAGGTACTTGTTTGCTCGTCTTATTCTCATAAATTATTGCTAATTTAATAAGCTGATTAGTAGAAAGAAAACTCCAGTATCTAGGTTAAATTAAGCTTAAATTCTGATTGAGACACTATAAACCACACAAACAAGCAAATATATAAACAAAATTGCAATTTCAGTTCATTCTAGCCCATTTTACGGAATGCGAATGCGTCTATGCTAAGCAAATAAGATTACCTTTTTTGGTAAGCAGTCATTTTTTTAACGACACGAATTAAATAAAACAGTATGAATTGTCGTAAGCAGAAATTACCTGCTGGTGATAAGTTGTGGCTGATTCGAGAAATTTTCCATAAGCATGAATCACACAGTCACTATAGGGACTAAAAGCAACTCGCACCTTTTCAACATGTGGTTTGGTAATAGTAGCAAATTGTTTTACATATGGTTGAGAAAATCTCTTGGCAGCCTGATACAAGGTACGGAAATTTGCATAGCACGGTGTATCaacaaacaaaaaaatagaacatGTAATGACAAATTGATACAGAGGCATGTCTATATATGCATCCTGGTTGAAATAATACCATGAGTACCTGGAAATAAGGATCTGAAATTTCTTGTACTTTGGCTATGTGGCTGGACATGGCACTCTTAGATGTGTGATAAACTTCCGCTGCTTTACTTGACACAGTTTGCACATAAGGTTCAGTGCTTGACACAAGAAACATCCATTTCTTCAGAAATTCAAGGAAATGAAATAATTTAGAAACATAATAAATTCTGCCTAAAATATCAACTACCTTAAAAGAAAGTCGGTAAAGTAGTAAACTGATATATAATCCAAACCAAAGCCAAATGCAAATTAAACCAAATTTATATAATTTGCTTATGGATTGCCAATCAAGCAACACTGAAATATATGAATAATTAACATAATTCAGATACTGAAAATAGTCATTGGTTGGCCACTTACAGCTTTGGAAGATTCAAAATGTGGTTCCATAAATTGTTGTGCTTGAATCGATTTCTCTGATACCTTGAGAAACATTTTCACAAAATTGATAAGTACAATGCAAGATTAAACTAAAATTGTAAGATAATATGACATGCATTCATGGTGATAAAGCAAGAACTGACAAACAaattcaatagaaaaaaaaaatagtacagGTGAAAATTTAGCACCTTTTGAAGTAAGACATCTAGTACTGGTTCTCCATGCTCCTTCCAGTGAGTTGTTGCAAGTTCCTGAAAggcacatatcaaagacatattGGAGTCTCTTAACATGTATATGGTATCTCTCTAACACTCCATCTAAATTTCTAAGACAATCACCTTATAGTAATTGGTGTGAGTAGCAAGCCAAGGAGGAAACCATGCTCCATGAGCCTAAAAACAAGAAACACAAAATTTTGACTCCAGCTCAATTATAACATTTTGTTATTATATAGAATAAATTGACTAAAAAGAAGTTACAAATGTTAAATAACTGAATGCCAAACCCATGCCTTATGTGAGACATGGCAGTGTACCACAGAATGCATACTTGCACAAGCAGTACATCAATGATATGCCACAAaaccaacaacaacaaaaatatgTCCAGTTTTTGACACAAGAACCCAAATCAAATTTCATCTGAATAGACTCAAAGCTGACCACTTTTCCATTTAAGTGAATTATCATGCAAAGGTAAATTGGAGAGACAAAAAATAAACATTATAGGATAATATTAAGCCCCAGATGAAGTCTTGTCAAGAATTCACATTATTATGAAAGAGGTTTATATCAATCAATCTTCAAACTCAATGAGTTTGTACAAGATCCACTCTTGACATCATATCTAGCAGCAGTTTAACAGATTTCAAGCATAAATCATATTATCCAGCCCCGACTGAACTTTTCAATTAGTCATGCAGGAAGACATCTCCCTCAAGCAAAATATTCTTAACAATATAAGTCATTGTGTCAAATATTCCAATAGAAAGAAAGATGAGATCATGTGCAAATTGCAGGTTAAGAAGCTTGTTGATTGAACTCATCATGTAGCCAGACAAGTAAGCAAAAGAAATGCTGAGAATTAACTCTACTACGATTTACTAAGACTTCTTACCTGTGATAATTCCTTTGACTTAGCTGTTGCTTCCAATTGTACTCTTAGAAGCTCCTCCTAAAgaaggttccatgatttatgtaAATATAAGCCTGTGTAACAATGTATTTTCAAGAATAGTTGTTTATAGCACAAACCTCTGCCACCTGAAGAGCATGCTCAGTTTTTTGAATTCTACGGTATTGCTCATCGTTTGTCTTTTGAAGCTACAAGGGCCAATGGTGAAAAATTACAGCCGTGTGATTGGAAATAATACGGAATTACTATATCTGTTGATATGTACAGGAAGCATATAAAGAATCTTTCAGAATATGTAGCAGACAAGAAAAGGACCTTTCACAGtcaattaaaaatagaatatgagAAAGTTGCGTTATTTCTATGCCTATTTTCTAAAAATGATGCACAAGTTCATGGTTGTGCcaaccccacttagtgggaaaaaggcttggttgttgttgtatgcacaagttcatggctgtaagagataaaaCTGCTTCACCTTTGACCTTGACACACTAGAACAAACCTAACCTTTTGCTGGACTTGTTATCCTTTGAGCAAGAAATTATAGATACTTGAAGCAACAGATATGGTCCTATGAAAAAGTAGTCTAGCAATTTGTGTTATGCTGATCGAATTATAATTGGTTTCATAGAACCATGTAAAAACAATATAAATCTAGTTAATTATTTGGAAATAGTTTTACAAATTTATAATGAGTTAATAATAAATTGAATGTATGATGTAAACAGTTGTTAAAGCATTAAGAAAAGATTATTTGACAAATGAGTCGAATCAATATGTCACATTGTCATAAGGTTATGGGCCATCATCTGGTTGTCTCTCTAACTTGTGTTGTTGTATCGTGTTTGTGTGACATTTCATGTCCAACCTTGTTAACAAATAACATATTGGTCTCATGAATTGCAGATTGCATACTAATATTGAAGAGACATGATCCAAAATGCTAATCATAGCTCAATCGCTAAATTTTGGGTTCAGAACTACAATATTATAGCATTATTCAACTAACCCTAGCAATTCCTAACTAATAATTGTCATATTATAATGGTAAACAAAATTAATTCTATTTTCCTAAAAGGCAATCACCAGGACTCGAATTACAATCTGATACATGATTGTATTATCTAACAACAAGGTCCTCTCTTTTGTGTAACGCATACACTGTCAAATATTGCATGCATTGTAACATATCAACAACCAACCTCAAACAAAAGAGAAACAGCATAATCATCTATCCATATTGATTGTGTTTTGAGATGTAGTCTTGATCATTAGGATAAAAATTAGTTCAACATGTTGGGGCGTTTTATATAAAGGTGGAAAAGGAGAATATTTTGGATAATCTGGCCTCTTCACTCCAGTGATGCAATTTGTTGGAAAGAATGGTTGTACGATGGAGTACGATGCATACTGAAACAGATTTGTAATATATGTGCATCAATGTTTTAGTAGATATGATTTTCATGGCTATTTTATTTCTCATTTTGTACTGCCTGCTTCATTTCTCATTTTGCACTTTTGTTTTTGTTTAGGTAGTACCCTAGTGTAATAGTCCAACATAACATGCTAATCATAATAGCTGCCATCAAGCACCTTTCATTCTACTGGAAGTTAATCCTTGGAGAAAAAATTATGAGAGAAATTTATGAAGGTAGTGAAAACCACAATCCTAGACAAATTGGATAGTacctagaaaatgaaaattttgtgCCTTAGCAACACACATTGCAAGAACAGACCTCCACTAACATTCTTAATGTCAGAAACTATCCTGAGAAATAGCAGTGAAAGACCATAAGAATAATGCAGAATCCAGAAACAGGGTAGAACGAGTAAAACAAACAATGACTTGAGCAAGGTTGGTAGGGACAAGCAACACattaaaggaaaattaaaatgaaGGATGTGAAACATGAAAGAACAATATCTCAACAAAAGGCAGCAACAAGCAAAAATAATTAGCAACAAGAACTCACACTTTCCAACTTCAAACTAAGATCTTTTGCTTTCATTTCAGCTTCATTGGCCCGAGCATCCAAAGAATCCCTctctgaattttttaatttaatctcAGTTCTTAGTTTTTCCACCTGCCACAACAATGCGCATTAGAATCGTTCAAATTCTGAATACTTCAGAACTGAAGAATCTGTGGTGTCAGACCTGCTCCTCAAGTTCATCAACTCGAGCTCGTGCCTTTTTAACAATCTCCTTTGCATCTAGATCACCCCTTTTCTACACGGTCAGAAGAAAACTTAATGGCTAAGTTGCTCGTTAACAAGTAACAGAGTTACTGAGCTCATCATAAACTTTGCTCACCTGGATCAATGCAATGTCACTCTGTAATGATGCTATGGTCATCGACTTTTCTTTCACTATATTCTCCAAATAGGTGATCCGCTCATCTTTGCTCTTCAATTCTTGCACTTTACCCAAATTACTAGATTCTGTGGTGGCAAAAATCACAGAAATCAAtcatacaaaaaaaaacatacttTTTTCAGATTCCATTTGACAAAGACATAAATTAGGAGCATATGACTAAATAATCACTGAAAAGACAAGAAGTGAAATTCACGGTAAAGCAGTTCCTTGAAGGTAAAATCAAATTGATAATAATAGCAAAAGTGCGACAAAGAAAACACCTTTACGAGAAACAAGACTAAGGGGTAGGCTTATAGGCAGATTCCCATAAATAaccaataaaaaaaagaaaataaaatagaatcTACCCTCATAAGTAGATTTCAATACAATAGTAACCAAATAACTATATCAAAAACACTAGCTTTGAAAGAAATATGATTCATATATCGAAGACCACGCTGACCTAAGGTAAAGATCTTCCTCTTAAGCTGCTCCAACTCCAGTCTCAGCCCTGAATCCGAGTCTTCGGGTTCCACGACCTCCTCTTGGGTCGGCGCGTCCGCCCAGGCCCCCACGAACAAAAGGAGGATGGCGATTGAAGCGATCAGCAATTTCGAAGCCACCATTATCGAGGATTTCCTCCTCATAAACAGGAAAACCAATTCCCCTACTAGAGATCGATCCTTGCCGCGCCGGAAGGTGACGAGAGCAACCGTGCGAGGGAGGAAATGAATCTTGATTCTCGCCGTCGATATTTAATAGGAAATTAGGTTCGAACCAATCAGAGGATTACCTGCTTCTGGGTAGCTGAGCGCATTCGAGCAGAGTCATCAAGTCCGACCGGGACCCAGCAGTTCCGAGTCTTCCTGTAGAGGTAAGAATCTATGCGAAGCAGAAGGGAATGGAGGCCAACTGCGACCATATTTATCTTTTAAATTGACATCCCGGCCCAATCAACAATCACCCGACGGTCTATTGGTGACGTGTGCGGGACCCACATGGAGATGAGGTGGATGCCGTGGGTAGCGAAATCGTTGCCGTTTGAGTACCGGTGTCTCTGTGAGAACGACTAGAGAGCCACGTTCTACCCAAAAGGACACGTGCAGGGACGATTGTGGATAGCCGTCGATCCTGTGGGTCTCTCTGAGGTGCCCGAGCGAGCGAGCGATCCCTGATTAGCGAATTAGACCGTCTGATTCTCATCGGACGGATAGGCGTGTAGATATAATTCAAGTTGAAAGATCACCAACAGCAAGAAATTGGAAATATAGTCGGGACATGAACTTAGTTGATTTTTCTAATGGATATTTTGATTGTTTGCGAGTGttcaaaaatataaatttgaagaTTCCTAGTTTTAAAATAATGAAATTTTTTGACTTAAAATTTATTCAAATTCATCCCTATTTATCTTCgtaatgttatttttttaaaaaataataattctaattaatttcattgattatcCCTAGatgataatttattattataaaagaattttatcgatcatcaggataaatcaaaAATGTATGCGACAGTCAACATAAAAGTTCAGCATTTTTTGATTATGTCCTTTATTagaagaaaaatttctataaatatattataatttagaATCAAACGATGTCTAAATGACAAGCCGAATGTCCTACTAAATCACAATGATATTTTTTAGACCGTATGGAAATTTAACATCGGACTTTGAAATATCATCACCGTATAATGAGTTCTGGTCGTGATGACGTCAACTCCAACCGCGAGCCACCGGCTCGTGATGACGTCAACTCCGTAACCTCTCGCAAAGCGACCCACCATCGAGCGGTTCGCTGGAGATCGGACTACAGTTCGGTATCAAGTTGAAGGGCGGAGCTTACGAAACTCGGCCTCGTTCTCATTCATTAGCCACTGCCATCTCTCTCTGTCTTCTAGCTGATCTGCACTCTCTTCAGGTGCATCTTCCGTTCCAATCCTCGAATTTGATATAGACATCCTTTCGCATTGCATATTGTTCGTGTTTGCAGGTTTTGGGTACAATCATGGACTCCATTGTATACTGCAAGTCGCCGTGCTTGCCTATTGTAAGTCATGCTACGACTCTCTTTACTTCTGAACTGTGATTAGAGTGCTGAGCTCTTTCTACTGCAAGCATGGTCACATGTTCTCTAGGAGTATGATTTCTCTTGCATTTGCTTGGTAGCTAAGCGTTTTCATTGAATAGAAGAAATAGATCTCTTTCACTGTTtgcagaaagaagaagattggagCATTTCCCGGCATTGACCGAGTAAAATGCAAATATGTATTGTCACTTTACTTATGTCTTACCTAAACTATCCTCGACGAGGTGGAAGTTAATA
This window of the Zingiber officinale cultivar Zhangliang chromosome 3B, Zo_v1.1, whole genome shotgun sequence genome carries:
- the LOC121967716 gene encoding uncharacterized protein LOC121967716, translated to MRSATQKQDRSLVGELVFLFMRRKSSIMVASKLLIASIAILLLFVGAWADAPTQEEVVEPEDSDSGLRLELEQLKRKIFTLESSNLGKVQELKSKDERITYLENIVKEKSMTIASLQSDIALIQKRGDLDAKEIVKKARARVDELEEQVEKLRTEIKLKNSERDSLDARANEAEMKAKDLSLKLESLQKTNDEQYRRIQKTEHALQVAEEELLRVQLEATAKSKELSQAHGAWFPPWLATHTNYYKELATTHWKEHGEPVLDVLLQKVSEKSIQAQQFMEPHFESSKAKWMFLVSSTEPYVQTVSSKAAEVYHTSKSAMSSHIAKVQEISDPYFQAAKRFSQPYVKQFATITKPHVEKVRVAFSPYSDCVIHAYGKFLESATTYHQQVQVGIQENLKKYELIKFLATKELVWFMASTLLVFPVFLAYKLLSYILSSKKKKTTKSSHATRPQRKPKHRHVEK